A section of the Pedobacter sp. HDW13 genome encodes:
- a CDS encoding DUF4962 domain-containing protein — protein MLTFCVLTLGVYAQYPAVITLNADRLHARVREWPYPANGITVPTNAPALMWPASNGKTNVLPMESGSEVPEDVNIGNVRYQVVLTMDKAFTKNTIKSGVQAWAVYPLHQALQPGKWFWKYGYALKGTSQWSWSPVYDFVVDAKYAGDKVSPQVSEVLKRNEGAHPHLWNLHQIKNDFYQNNLNNTEARSFISFAEKLMKAPLPEEKPIRDIDTTGKKGKELEGLIDRMYHGFGDMVGNPVRNLCIAYYLTHDKRFIDDAKRRAVNLVKMDPEKNLATSSDFNNGAVLEALGWFYDLGYNDINAEEKALFRKVMTQRARKIYDHLPNRFELHVSDNHVWQITLRQLAIATVALMGDEPAAKEWLTYIYEVWSARFPVLGTTDGGWHEGNGYFVVNFRSTIYLSQLFSDFSGVDYFKLPWMQNLPWYLLYSYPPAGTSTAYGDQWENLRGGINAGYALFADALTYKINNPYLNWYVQQIKADHPDFFKGTDDYLFFRLLNYNPKRNLKAESPEKLPRTKTFADIGLAAMTDNLAKAGENICSYLISNPFGSSGHGHAGQNAFTINYKGKTLFGASGYYSNFSDRHNLLDYRNTRAFCTILADSLSQKIGEEGYGWIPRSMSGLKIQYALGDASNAYGNIESTFWLNRFDQIKTRADLANGFGDSGVTLYRRHMLQLEGGYIVLYDELEAKKPVKWTTQFHTPFYRIAGNKTDKSNRQDFEVKTDLGKVTAAVFAAAPLQMTVTDQFAEPAVNWMKLTDGDKLREYTNQWHAAITSAPAQKFRYLTVIQIKDGKTEVIRNLSATNGLYDLQVGSWNIKAQLDGSKEAALQIVNEQAKSMFSYGNLPVQFLGKTYQHDRKKSSMLLENNGTKLNKTEVTDSLPDVARFDYKK, from the coding sequence ATGTTAACATTTTGTGTGCTCACCTTAGGTGTGTATGCACAATACCCTGCTGTAATAACCCTTAATGCCGATAGGCTCCATGCCCGTGTGCGCGAATGGCCTTATCCTGCAAACGGCATTACCGTGCCCACCAATGCGCCCGCACTAATGTGGCCTGCAAGCAATGGCAAAACCAATGTTTTGCCGATGGAAAGCGGCAGCGAGGTACCCGAAGATGTGAATATTGGCAATGTGCGCTACCAGGTAGTACTGACCATGGATAAAGCATTTACAAAAAACACCATAAAGAGTGGTGTACAAGCCTGGGCAGTGTATCCACTCCATCAGGCTTTGCAGCCGGGCAAATGGTTTTGGAAATATGGTTACGCATTAAAAGGTACCAGCCAATGGAGCTGGAGCCCTGTATACGATTTTGTGGTCGATGCCAAATATGCAGGCGATAAAGTTTCGCCACAGGTAAGTGAAGTGCTGAAACGCAACGAAGGTGCTCATCCACACCTCTGGAATCTACATCAGATAAAAAACGACTTTTACCAAAACAACCTGAATAATACAGAAGCCAGGAGTTTTATCTCGTTCGCAGAAAAACTCATGAAAGCGCCGCTACCCGAAGAAAAACCAATCCGCGATATAGATACTACCGGGAAAAAGGGTAAAGAACTGGAAGGCTTGATTGATAGGATGTACCATGGCTTTGGCGATATGGTGGGTAACCCTGTGCGTAATCTTTGTATAGCTTACTATTTAACCCACGATAAGCGTTTTATAGATGATGCAAAACGAAGGGCTGTTAATTTGGTTAAAATGGATCCGGAAAAGAACCTGGCCACCAGCAGCGATTTTAATAACGGCGCAGTACTTGAGGCATTGGGCTGGTTTTACGATTTAGGCTACAACGATATCAATGCAGAAGAAAAAGCACTTTTTAGAAAGGTGATGACACAAAGGGCAAGGAAAATTTACGATCACCTGCCAAACCGTTTCGAATTGCATGTAAGCGATAACCATGTGTGGCAAATTACCCTACGCCAGCTGGCCATAGCCACTGTAGCTTTAATGGGCGATGAACCTGCAGCCAAAGAATGGCTTACTTACATATACGAGGTTTGGAGCGCAAGGTTTCCTGTTTTGGGTACTACCGATGGTGGCTGGCACGAAGGTAACGGCTATTTTGTAGTAAACTTCCGCTCTACCATTTACCTGTCGCAGTTGTTTAGCGATTTTTCTGGTGTCGATTATTTTAAGCTGCCATGGATGCAGAACCTGCCCTGGTATTTGTTGTATAGTTACCCACCTGCCGGTACCTCAACCGCTTATGGCGATCAGTGGGAAAACTTACGCGGTGGAATAAATGCGGGTTATGCCTTGTTTGCCGATGCGCTAACCTATAAAATAAACAATCCTTATCTCAACTGGTACGTACAACAAATAAAGGCAGATCATCCCGACTTTTTTAAAGGCACCGACGATTATCTGTTTTTCCGCTTGCTTAATTATAATCCCAAACGTAATCTAAAAGCTGAATCGCCCGAAAAGCTGCCCCGCACTAAAACCTTTGCCGATATTGGATTGGCTGCCATGACCGACAACCTGGCTAAAGCAGGCGAAAATATTTGCAGTTATCTCATCAGTAATCCTTTTGGCTCATCGGGCCATGGGCACGCCGGGCAAAATGCCTTTACCATTAATTACAAAGGTAAAACCCTTTTTGGCGCCAGTGGGTATTACAGTAATTTTAGCGATAGGCACAATTTATTGGATTACCGCAACACCCGTGCGTTTTGCACCATACTGGCCGATAGCCTGAGTCAGAAAATAGGCGAAGAAGGATATGGCTGGATACCCCGCTCTATGAGTGGTTTAAAAATACAATATGCCCTGGGCGATGCCAGTAATGCTTATGGCAATATCGAAAGTACTTTCTGGCTAAACCGTTTCGATCAGATTAAAACCAGGGCCGATTTGGCAAATGGCTTTGGCGATTCCGGCGTTACACTTTACCGCAGGCACATGCTGCAATTAGAAGGCGGTTATATTGTGCTGTACGATGAACTCGAAGCTAAAAAGCCGGTAAAATGGACTACCCAGTTTCATACCCCTTTTTACCGGATTGCAGGTAATAAAACCGATAAAAGTAACCGGCAGGATTTTGAAGTAAAAACGGATTTGGGGAAAGTAACTGCGGCTGTTTTTGCTGCAGCTCCCTTACAAATGACCGTTACAGATCAGTTTGCCGAACCTGCTGTAAACTGGATGAAGTTAACCGATGGAGATAAATTGCGGGAATACACCAACCAATGGCATGCAGCAATTACCTCGGCACCAGCTCAAAAGTTCAGGTATTTAACCGTTATTCAAATAAAGGATGGTAAAACTGAAGTAATCAGGAACCTATCTGCCACCAACGGATTGTATGATTTGCAGGTGGGAAGCTGGAATATTAAAGCCCAGTTAGATGGCAGCAAAGAAGCGGCCTTGCAAATTGTTAACGAACAGGCTAAATCTATGTTTAGCTATGGCAATTTGCCTGTGCAGTTTTTGGGTAAAACCTATCAGCACGATCGCAAAAAAAGCTCCATGTTGTTAGAAAACAACGGAACAAAGCTGAACAAAACAGAAGTAACCGATAGCCTGCCCGATGTGGCGCGATTTGATTATAAAAAATAG
- a CDS encoding hybrid sensor histidine kinase/response regulator transcription factor: MFVDHKGVMWIGGNQGVSRYNYASDDFVNYKLPGSLGEWYISSITEDAAHSIWATTITGSVFRLSTGASQFKQVNFDAVEHGIKKITYISAWNKNMLIGTDVGLFEFNGQGRRLKKLNLGIDKPAINDVNIDGSNLWAATEGNGLIKYETPNGKLTFFNHQSAKNSIVDNNVRCVGKDDAGNFWLGTFKGLSILNPNTNTLENYFHQISQPYTISQNSVRCFFKDRQNGIWLGTFYGGVSYYHINDIKFNLLSQNTGRLSLNDEVISVIKEDASGNFWIGTNDKGLNYWNRAANTISYFTSNENNANSLSSNNIKAIAFDDNQNLLIGMHNGGFNILNPATSNVKRYRHNEHDPNSIAGDLVYGILKDYKSRIWIGTRSGLDQFNPQSQTFTHIHLDRAGKRPASDDITYLFEDSKHRIWIGTTNGITLFYPDNMLFDNELARLLHEEVISCITEDKQGRVWIGSREGLILYQEAQQTFVTYKDRKDFVKGTIYGLQPDNEGNLWISTNRGLIRYNPDTKTAQAFDESDGLQNNQFNDYAFCKASDGMLLFGGIKGLSYFYPSGIKQQQLPLKLTFTGLAVFNKNVTSGDDTKILENHIDQSTRLKFAAEYKQFTIHFNTFNYISANRTRYLYKLDGLDKDWQSTEDLKITYNNLRAGSYNFLIKAVGPNGENSAVRSLKIIISPPWYNATWFYLLLLAIAATGSYIAYRIISERIKALQQLKLERVDKERVRYINQVKMDFFTNVSHELRTPLTLILAPLEELIKKPSDDKLVTKRHEMMLINAKRLYNLVDQLFEFRKTETGTRKLKVGKSDIVSFIHEIYESFKPLSEKNQIQYTYHSTEAKLSFYFDNDAMEKILFNLLSNAFKYTRAHNKINVELATQNNFAIITVTDTGVGIAANEIAKVFDRFYQVNNQEMNLGSGVGLAFTKRLVELHHGTIKAESELGNGSCFTIAIPMDDTVYNDDVRTETTRYELSIVTDEEALAENNQIYAEQTLTTGPVENEGQRSRLLLVDDNKEILDYLQDYFKESYEITTAFDGKMALDILEKEQFDLVVSDVMMPELDGLHFCKRLKQNINTSHIPVVLLTAKTEVSQQIKGLEMGADDYITKPFSIDMLGAKIASLLKSRKRLKEYYSGSREVVPQNLAFNALDEEFLKEAIEIVEKYLADSDFSVDKFSREIGMSRSNLYLKFKAITGESATDFIKRIRFNKAVELMQSKRYTIAQITYMCGFNSPSYFSTAFKQYYGCMPSEYFEKKS; encoded by the coding sequence CTGTTTGTCGATCATAAAGGGGTAATGTGGATTGGCGGCAACCAGGGTGTTAGCCGTTATAACTATGCTTCCGATGATTTTGTAAATTATAAACTTCCGGGCAGCCTGGGCGAGTGGTATATCTCATCAATAACAGAAGATGCCGCACACAGTATCTGGGCAACCACCATAACAGGCAGTGTGTTTAGGCTTAGCACCGGTGCGTCGCAGTTTAAGCAGGTTAATTTTGATGCCGTAGAGCATGGCATAAAAAAAATCACCTACATCAGTGCCTGGAACAAAAATATGTTAATAGGTACCGATGTTGGCCTTTTTGAATTTAACGGACAAGGCCGTCGCCTTAAAAAGCTAAATTTAGGTATAGATAAGCCTGCTATAAACGATGTAAATATAGATGGCAGTAATTTATGGGCAGCTACAGAAGGGAACGGACTAATTAAATACGAAACCCCAAATGGTAAGCTTACCTTTTTTAACCACCAGTCGGCCAAAAATAGCATTGTCGATAACAACGTAAGGTGCGTAGGGAAAGATGATGCAGGTAACTTCTGGCTGGGTACTTTTAAAGGCTTATCCATTCTGAACCCCAATACTAATACTTTAGAAAATTATTTTCATCAAATTTCCCAGCCATACACCATCAGTCAGAATTCGGTGCGTTGTTTTTTTAAAGACCGGCAAAATGGCATTTGGTTAGGTACTTTTTATGGTGGGGTTAGCTATTATCATATAAACGATATCAAATTTAACCTGTTAAGTCAAAATACAGGTCGGTTATCTTTAAATGATGAGGTAATTAGTGTAATTAAGGAAGATGCGAGCGGTAATTTTTGGATCGGAACCAATGATAAGGGGCTAAATTACTGGAACAGGGCAGCCAATACCATCAGCTATTTTACCAGCAATGAAAACAATGCCAATAGCTTAAGTTCGAACAACATTAAAGCCATTGCTTTTGATGATAACCAAAATCTGCTGATAGGCATGCACAATGGTGGTTTTAACATCTTAAACCCTGCAACGAGTAACGTAAAAAGGTATCGCCATAACGAGCACGATCCGAATAGTATAGCCGGCGATCTGGTATATGGTATTTTGAAAGATTATAAAAGCCGAATCTGGATCGGAACACGCTCGGGCCTGGATCAGTTTAATCCCCAAAGTCAGACTTTTACGCACATTCATTTAGACAGGGCGGGCAAACGGCCGGCATCTGATGATATTACTTATCTTTTTGAAGACAGTAAACACCGGATCTGGATTGGTACTACCAATGGTATTACACTTTTCTATCCCGATAACATGCTGTTTGATAATGAGCTGGCCAGGCTGTTGCACGAAGAAGTAATTAGTTGCATTACAGAAGATAAGCAGGGTAGGGTGTGGATTGGCTCGCGCGAAGGACTAATTTTGTACCAGGAGGCCCAGCAAACATTTGTAACCTATAAAGACCGCAAAGATTTTGTAAAAGGCACCATTTATGGTTTGCAGCCCGATAACGAAGGCAATTTGTGGATTTCTACCAATAGGGGGCTCATTCGCTACAATCCAGATACCAAAACAGCACAGGCTTTTGATGAAAGCGACGGCTTACAGAACAATCAGTTTAACGATTATGCTTTTTGCAAAGCCAGCGATGGTATGCTGTTGTTTGGCGGCATTAAAGGGCTTTCTTATTTCTATCCATCGGGCATTAAGCAGCAGCAGTTACCCTTAAAACTAACTTTTACGGGCTTAGCTGTTTTTAATAAGAACGTAACCAGTGGCGATGATACCAAAATACTCGAAAACCATATCGATCAGAGTACCAGACTTAAATTTGCAGCCGAGTATAAACAATTTACCATCCATTTCAATACCTTCAATTACATTTCGGCCAACAGGACCAGATACCTGTATAAATTAGATGGTTTGGATAAAGACTGGCAAAGTACCGAAGACTTAAAAATAACCTATAACAACCTGAGGGCAGGCAGCTATAATTTTTTAATTAAAGCAGTAGGCCCTAACGGCGAAAACAGTGCCGTTCGATCGTTAAAAATTATAATTTCTCCGCCATGGTACAATGCTACCTGGTTTTATTTGCTCTTGTTAGCTATTGCAGCTACGGGTAGTTATATTGCGTACCGCATTATTTCTGAAAGGATTAAGGCTTTACAGCAGCTTAAACTGGAGCGGGTTGATAAAGAACGGGTTCGTTACATCAATCAGGTGAAAATGGATTTCTTTACCAATGTTTCTCACGAATTAAGAACCCCGCTTACCCTGATTCTGGCACCTTTAGAGGAGCTGATTAAAAAACCTTCTGACGATAAGCTGGTAACAAAACGGCATGAAATGATGCTGATCAATGCTAAACGCTTGTATAACCTGGTTGATCAGTTATTCGAATTTAGAAAAACAGAAACAGGTACGCGGAAACTCAAAGTGGGCAAAAGCGATATTGTGAGCTTTATACATGAGATTTACGAGTCGTTTAAGCCACTCTCAGAAAAAAATCAGATACAATATACTTACCACTCAACTGAGGCTAAATTATCTTTCTATTTCGATAATGATGCCATGGAGAAAATATTGTTCAATCTCTTATCCAACGCATTTAAATATACGCGGGCGCATAACAAAATCAATGTCGAATTGGCTACGCAAAACAACTTTGCCATTATTACCGTAACCGATACGGGTGTGGGTATTGCCGCCAATGAGATTGCAAAGGTTTTCGATCGTTTTTATCAGGTTAACAATCAGGAGATGAATTTAGGCTCGGGTGTTGGCCTGGCTTTTACCAAACGCCTGGTAGAGCTTCACCACGGGACTATTAAAGCCGAAAGTGAGCTTGGTAATGGAAGTTGCTTTACCATTGCCATTCCAATGGATGATACCGTTTATAATGATGATGTAAGGACCGAAACTACCCGTTACGAACTATCGATTGTAACAGATGAAGAAGCCCTTGCCGAAAATAACCAGATTTACGCCGAGCAAACGCTAACAACCGGCCCAGTAGAAAACGAAGGGCAAAGAAGCAGGTTGCTCTTAGTTGATGATAACAAGGAAATTTTAGACTACCTGCAGGATTATTTTAAAGAAAGTTATGAAATTACCACTGCTTTTGATGGTAAGATGGCGCTCGATATTTTAGAGAAAGAACAATTCGATTTGGTAGTGAGTGATGTGATGATGCCTGAATTGGATGGATTGCACTTTTGTAAAAGATTGAAGCAGAATATTAATACTTCGCATATTCCGGTTGTGCTGCTCACCGCCAAAACAGAAGTTAGCCAGCAAATTAAAGGCCTGGAGATGGGTGCCGACGATTACATTACCAAGCCTTTTTCTATAGATATGCTGGGCGCTAAAATAGCCAGTCTGTTAAAATCGCGCAAACGTTTAAAAGAATATTACAGCGGAAGCAGAGAGGTTGTGCCGCAAAATTTAGCCTTTAACGCGCTCGACGAAGAATTTTTAAAAGAAGCAATTGAGATTGTAGAAAAATACCTGGCCGATTCTGACTTTTCTGTAGATAAATTTAGCCGGGAGATAGGCATGAGCCGTTCAAACCTTTATTTGAAGTTTAAGGCTATAACAGGCGAGTCGGCAACCGATTTTATTAAAAGGATCAGGTTTAATAAAGCAGTCGAACTGATGCAAAGCAAACGATACACCATTGCACAAATTACCTATATGTGCGGTTTTAATTCGCCATCTTATTTCTCTACTGCATTTAAGCAGTATTATGGCTGTATGCCTAGCGAATATTTTGAAAAGAAAAGTTAA
- a CDS encoding GNAT family N-acetyltransferase — MKYHTVVKAFYDLSPDELYQIMRLRIEVFVIEQQCFYQDADNKDQHCHHLMLLKDNELVAYARIVPAGLSFEEASIGRVITSAQVRGTGAGKILMKVAIQTCRQLFGNVPIRIGAQTYAKAFYASLGFEASGSEFMEDGIPHIEMVTKPL; from the coding sequence ATGAAATACCATACCGTTGTTAAAGCCTTTTACGATTTAAGCCCGGATGAACTTTATCAGATTATGCGGCTTCGGATTGAGGTTTTTGTAATCGAACAACAGTGCTTTTATCAGGATGCCGATAACAAAGACCAGCATTGCCACCACTTAATGCTTTTGAAAGATAACGAACTGGTAGCCTATGCGAGGATTGTTCCGGCAGGGCTTTCATTTGAAGAAGCCTCTATTGGAAGGGTAATTACCAGTGCGCAGGTGAGGGGTACCGGAGCAGGAAAAATATTAATGAAAGTAGCAATTCAAACCTGCAGGCAGCTTTTCGGTAATGTTCCGATCCGTATTGGTGCCCAAACTTATGCCAAAGCATTTTATGCGTCGCTGGGTTTTGAAGCATCGGGTAGTGAGTTTATGGAAGATGGGATACCACATATCGAAATGGTGACTAAACCGCTATAA
- a CDS encoding VOC family protein produces MDNVGIVVESLDNAISFFSELGLKLEGRGMVEGEWAGNVTGLGSQSVEIAMMVTPDGHSRLEISRFLSPPTIADHRTAPVNALGYLRVMFTVENIDEVVSRLIKHGAELVGEIVQYENSYRLCYIRGTEGILIGLAEQLGNK; encoded by the coding sequence ATGGACAATGTGGGCATTGTTGTAGAATCACTGGATAATGCCATCTCATTTTTTTCTGAATTAGGCCTTAAGCTCGAAGGGCGGGGTATGGTAGAAGGAGAGTGGGCAGGGAATGTTACCGGGCTGGGGTCTCAAAGTGTTGAGATTGCAATGATGGTTACTCCTGATGGTCACAGTAGGCTTGAAATTTCGCGGTTTCTTAGTCCGCCTACTATTGCCGATCACCGAACTGCTCCTGTAAATGCGCTCGGTTACTTACGCGTTATGTTTACTGTTGAAAATATTGATGAGGTAGTTTCCAGACTCATTAAGCACGGTGCTGAGCTGGTTGGCGAGATCGTGCAGTACGAAAATTCTTATCGCCTTTGCTACATCCGGGGAACTGAAGGAATACTCATAGGTCTGGCCGAACAGCTGGGTAATAAATAA